CAGATATGATGTAACGATAGTTGAATCAATCCTTGTGTCTTTTGTAGGCAATCGCTTATCAAATACGGTCGCTCTTCGTATTTGCTAAATATCATATACTGGTGGATCAGTTCAAATTACTATGCCTCTCGGAGATCCGATGGGCGGAGATTCAGATTATCAAAATAAAGGTAAGATCACACGGGTGTGGATGACCTGCATACCTGTCAGTGATCTCGCAACTGCGTTATTTTTTTATTCCGAGGTGCTCGGGCTGGAGATCGCACTTGATGAGCGTAGCAGAAATTGGGTGGAGTTAGGTCCCGCCGAACCGATGGGTAAGATCGCGCTCTACGTGCCGTCGAAATTTGATAAACGACAGCCTGGTGGGCCAACAGGCGTTATTTTTGAAACGAACAGTATTTACGAATTGCACAGAAGACTTGTCGACGAAGGAGTAAAGTTCATCATGAAGCCCCAGCGACAGGAATGGGGAGGACTGATGGCGATTCTTACGGATCCAGACGGTAATGAGCTTTGTGTCGTGGAGGATCCTGAACATTACACACGGCGGTGATTGAATTCGACGTCCCAATGCAGGTCAGATAACGTCTTTACTCTTCTCCATCCTAACTCTTGTCGACGGTCGGGACGCACTGTGGACTTTTTTACAGGCATTCCGCCACTGCACGAGCAGCGTAAAGAACCTCATTTGCTTTCAATTCTGGCAGGATGTCATAAATACGATCCTTTTTCGTGAAGATCTCCTTGATCGTTATAATTCCATTGGTGAGCAGGGAGTTCCGAACATCTTTCTTGATCGCAAGAATGGTAATTGGGTAGAGTTTATGGCTTTCCAGAAGCGATTCGAGTCCCCCATCCTCGGGAAACCGCCATCCCAGCAACCTCATTCCGATGCATCTAGCATATGTAATTACATCACCTGAAAACTTTGTATTCGTCACAAGCCATGGCGACGCAAAAGGCATCACTTCAGAAATATCCAAAAATCTTGCGTATGTGTAAAGGGCCGTTTGAATTCCGCATCTTGTGCCGGCTGAATTGTGAAATTTGCATTCAACCAGGTATCTCTCGCTTCCTCTTTCAGCTAGAATGTCAATTTCGTGGGGTATGCACCTTCCCCTTATGCATTCCCTGACTCTCACAGCATATCCAGTTTCTTGAAACAGTCTCGCAACAAGACTCTCAAAAAAATGCCCTTCTGGACCGAGCGAAAAGATAGCATCTTTGAGACTATATCTGATTTTTCTTTTGCGGTCAAGCATTCGCCTGACGTGTTGATAAATCTCATGAGTTGTGATGCCATTGTAAACTCGCCCTCTCAGTTTTTCAAGGATCTCATCTGCTTCTGCTTCACTCGCCCCAGAACGCAAAAGCGCCTGTTTTACCTTATTCTCATCATACTCTTCTCTTTCTCCAGATCTCTTGATCACCCACATTTTTCTCACATCTTTTTGATCGATTCTAATCATGTCTTAGACTTGTCCATCGATTCAAACGACCCGCCGTGTTTTGATCGATTGATAAACAAACCCCAAGAATAAAGATGGAAAAAATGGTTCATTATTATGACGGTAATATCAGTGATCGTAGCAAAAGCAAAAGTATTGAAAGCTTCGATGTAACAGAAATTCTATCATTATAGATTTTGATAACAAAGTCATCATATTATTATAGTCGCTTTTTTTCATTCAGAAGTTATATGACAATGATGGAGGACCATGGTCTCATCCGTATCCTCCTTGTCGACGATGAACTTCCATTTCTAGAGATAGCGAAAGGATTTCTTGAATTGAAAGAAAAATTCAGGGCGGATATTGTAAATTCGGTTGACGAGGCACTGGACTTACTTCAAAAGAATTGTTACGATGCGATCGTCTCGGACTATCAGATGGGCGATAATACAGGTATCGATCTCCTCAAAGCGATTAGATCTCAGGGGAACCAAACTCCCTTTATCCTTTTCACGGGGAAGGGTAGGGAGGAAGTCGTCATTGAAGCGCTGAATCTAGGAGCAGATTTCTACATCAATAAAGGTGCCGATCTCCGCTCTCAATTTGCTGAGTTATCGAATATGATCGAACAAGCGGTGAAACGGAGAAAGTATGAAATTGCGCTTACTGACAGCGAAAAAAGATATCGCACGATTTTCCTGAACACCGGTACAGCAATGGCAATTATCGAAGAAGACACAACGATTTCCCTCGTAAATGACGAATTCTCGCGACTCGTAGGCTACAAGAAAGAGGAAATCGATGGAAAAAAGTCGTGGAAGGATTTCATTATGCCCTCAGAAATTCCAAAACTACTAGAATATCATCAAAAGCGTAGAATCGATCCGCGGGGCGCTCCCCGAACCTATGAAACGTACGCGATAGACAAAAATGGAATTGTGAAGACAATTATCGTTACGGTCGAAATAATTCCGGGGACGAAACAGAGCCTTGTCTCGGCGATTGATATCACTGAGAAACGGTCGATTGAAAATAAACTCAGAATGAGTGAGCATCGTCTCGCACTAATCACCGACAATATGCTTGATATGGTGATGCAAGTTGGCGCGGATCTTTCGATCGAATATGCAAGTCCTTCTCATATTCAATCCACAGGTTACTCACCAGGAACCCTAATGGGAAGGAGATTGCATGATTTGGTTCATCCTGACGATCTGCCAAGAGTGACTGAGGTTTTGAATCGCATCGGCATGGATAAGAATTACACGTGCGAGTTGAAATTTCGACATGCAAGTGGCAAGTATCTCTGGATCGAAACTTTCTGGAATTTTCTCATCGACGAAAATGGAAAATTTGGTGGCGCGATCATCACCAGCAGGGATATCAGCGAACGCAAGAGGCTTGAGAATATTAAATCGGCAATGTTACGTATTTCGCAAGCCGTTACCTCCATTAATTCACTTCAACAACTATACAATTTTGTCCATTCGATTATGGCAGACCTCATGCCAGTCAGGAATTTCTATATTGCGCTTATTGATAATGAAAATAAGGAGCTCACCTTCCCCTATTTTGTCGATGAATATGATCCACCTCCAAAGTCGAGAACACTCGGTCGGGGGATAACTGAATATGTAATCAGGAAAGGGGAAGCACTCCTCGCTTCAAGGGATGATATTATTCAGCTAAATGGGGAAGGTGAGATCGAGATTTTCGGTAGTCTGCCTGTTGACTGGATGGGGGCACCATTGAAGGTTGGCGATAGAACACTTGGTGCAATCGTTGTCCAAAGCTATAATGAGACTGTCAGATACACCAAGAAGGAATTAGACATTCTCAATTATGTCTCCGATCAAATCGCAATGGCGATCGATCATGTTGCGGCACAGGAAGCGCTCATCGAAGCGAAGGAATTTGCGGAGAATTTGATCAAGACGGCAAATGTAATGGTCGTTGGTCTGGATGAGAATGGCATCATCAGAATTTTTAATGATATGGCTGAAAGGATCACGGGGTACAGGGCTGATGAGGCAATGGGAAGGAATTGGTTCGAGACCCTTGTCCCAAAAGAAAGATATCCAGAAGTTTGGGGAGTTTTTGCAAATTTTAGAGCTAGAGGCGCTCTGCCCCGTAACTTCGAAAATCCGGTATTAACGAAATCGGGAGAGGAGCGTTACATATTCTGGCAGAACAGCGAGATTAGGAACTCAAGGTTTGGTGTTTGCGTAGTCTCATTCGGAATCGATATGACTGAGAAAAAGAAAATGATGGAGACGATTGAACGAACAAACAGAAAGCTCAACCTGATTGGAAGGGTCTCGCGTCACGACATCCTGAATCAATTGACGGCTGTGCTTGGTTATATTGAGCTTGCGAGAGATCGAGTGATAGAGACTGATGTGCGTAATTATCTCGAAAAGGCAGCGAATGCTGGGAGGAACATTGAGCGAATCCTCAACTCAACTCGCGACTACGAGCGCCTTGGCTCAGCAGAACCTCGCTGGGAAAAAGCTTCGGATCTTTTTGAACGTGGAACCTCTGCTCTTGATACCACTGGAATTACTTTGGTTGTGAATCTCGAGGGTTTATCTCTCAAGGCCGATCCAATATTCGAGAAAGTTTTCCATAATCTCGTCGATAACTCGATGAGACATGGGAAACACACAAAGAGAATTGAAGTTGGTTACAAAAAAGTTGGAGATGAACTTATCATCATTTACGAGGACGATGGGATCGGGATACTGGAGGAAATGAAGAAAGATCTCTTTACTGGAGAACGAGGAAAAGGTCTCTTCATCATCAAGGAAATTTTGTCAATCACTGACATGAAAATCGAGGAAATCGGTGAGTATAAAAAAGGCGCAAAATTTTGTATACACATACCGAAGGGCAGGTACCGTTTGGTGGAATAAACCATCATGATCTCTCACGAGTTGATTGCGCATGCGTTAGCTAACTAGCTTAACGCAATTGCGACAACAACAAAGTGCGAATTTCGACAAACAATGAAGCATCGAACACCATACGAATGAACCGAGTCGAATATCAATTCAGTCGGGATGCAACTTCAGCGATCGGTAATTTGACGACCTCAGCCGCTACTCAATTCGGTTGCGGCTATTGCCTTGTCGATTTCTTTTTTCAATTCTTCTGGAATTCCCCTAATCCCGACCTCTAGAAATCCGCGTATGATGATGCCAACGGCCTCCGCCTCACTCAACCCTCTTGCCATAATATATTCAATCTGATCCTTCGCGATCTTTCCGACGGCCGCTTCATGTGTCATTTCCACATCTGGCACACTCGCCTCAAGCTCTGGAATCGCAAGCTGGATGCCTTTCTCCTGAAGGATAAGACCCTTGCATTCGAGATGCGCTCTGATCCCAGGGGCTTCTCCGACGAGTTTTCCTCTTGCGATCGATTTCCCACCAGTCGTGATACTCCTTGAGACGATCTCCGCCCTTGCCTTCGGGGCGGAAAGCACAACCTTCGAGCCGATATCAATTTCTGAGCCAGGATGGGCAATTGCAACGGTATTAAACCGGCCAAATGATTCTTTTCCTTCAAGCTTTGCCGTCGGGTACATCTGGATTGATTTGACGGGCTTTAGACACACGTAATTGTTCACGTAGGTTGCTCCTTCACCAACGATAACGGCTGTTCTCGGCCTGACCCCGACCTGTTCTGCCCAGTTGTGGATCATTGTGAACGTTAACTTGCCACCTTTTTTGATGTAGAATTCTGAAATTCCCAGATGAAGTGCCCTCTCCACACCTGGCTTCGTTGTACATCCTGTGACGACTTCGAGTTCCGCACCTTCTTCAACGATTACAATGTTGTGAACGGTCTGTGTTGCATTCCTGCTGCCGAGGAGCAAGCAGGTTTGAACGGGCATCTTCGCCTTTGTACCGGGTAGCGCTCTGATAAAATACCCGTCAGCATTCTCAAGGAAAGTTGTTGCAGTGTATTTATCCGTGTCTGGGGGAACAGCCTTCCAATAATAGTCATTGATCCAGTCGTACTTCTTGAGTGCCTGTTGCGTCGACATCACTTCGACGCTTTCCTCCTTCTGCGATCTATGCACAACGGCGTTATCAAGAAGAAGGAAACTACCAGCCCTTCCTTCACCTGTTGGAACGACACCCGCGCTCAACAATGTACGTTGGATTTCGTTGTCGAGATCTTCCAGACTTTCAGTCTCTGGCGCATTCTTCGGCGCAATATCGTAATTCTCAAGATCGATGTCCTCGCCGTACGCGGCCTTCTTTGTTTTCGCTGCCTCGGCTCTTTTCCTCAAGCTACTCAAAGAATCTTGCATTTTACGCACTCCTCGTATCCCCTTTTTCTGATTTCCTGTAACAATTCTCTCGGATTACCAGAACAAGATATCGTACCGTTGCACATCACATAACCTCTATCCGCCTCAATATAATCGAGTATTTGGCCAGTGTGAGTGATGATGAGTGCCGACTTTCCATCGATGGATTTTTTTCCGGCACACCCGAGACCACCGCTCAAAAGCATTTTGATCGCGTTTCCAATCCGTTCGATGCTCTCAAGATCAACCCCTGACTCCGGCTCATCGAGAAGATAGAGGCATGGATTCTGTGCGGTCAGCTGTAGCAACTCAGATCTCTTGATTTCACCACCGGAGAAACCGACATTGACGTCTCTTTCGAGAAACTTCTCCATTCTCAAAGAGGTTGCCAGTTGATATAAATCATTTGCATTCTTTCCGATCACTTGCACCAAATCCCCGAGCTTGACACCAACGAGATTCGGTGGTCTTTGCATCATGATGCCGATGCCCATTTTTGCCCTCTCATGCATTGGCAAATGCGTTATATCTTCTCCTTTAAAGAGAATTCGTCCCTTCTTGACGCGGTATTCGCTGAAACCCATGATCGTCATGAGAAGCGTAGATTTTCCAGATCCGTTTGGCCCAAAGAGAACACTCGTGTAACCTGACATGACACTTAAATTGACATCTTTGAGAACTGTCCTGCCGCCGACCTCGACCGTAAGATCCTCGATTTCAAGCATACCCTATCCCATTCCAAGTTGGAGAGGTCACAACAACATTTAAGGATATCGCATCTATCCTCGTCCGCAGTTATTGTGAATTCTTCTCAATTCGCCGGTTCAGCCGATCGAACTGCTTTTATCGCCGTATCATAATCTCGCCATTGACATCAAAGAGGGATGGGATCATCGGTTCAGAACCGCCAGCTGAGAGTATCATCGTCACTTCAAACTCCAAGAAAAAGGCTCTGAGGTTCATCTTATTACTCAGCCTTATAGGTCTCCTCGCCGACATGACCTATGAAGGAGCGAGGAGCATCTCTGGAACATACCTCGGGCTTCTGGGGGCCAGTGCTGCGGCAGTCGCGCTCATCATCGGATTTGGCGAACTGATCGGGTATACACCGAGATTGCTCACTGGTAGCATGACCGACCGCACCGGTAGGTATTGGGCCTTTCTGTTCGTCGGTTATGGCATCAACCTTGTTGCCGTCCCATTGCTTGCATTCGCTGGCGACTGGGTCACCGCAGCAATTCTTATCATCATCGAGCGTGCTGGAAAAGCGATCAGGGCGCCAGCGAGGGATGCGATGCTCTCCCACGCCGCAAGTGAGGTCGGCAGGGGATGGACATTTGGATTGAATGAAGCGATCACATCGGTTGGGGCGGTGCTCGGACCAGTCGTCGTCGCCTTGGTGATGATGATGCATGGTGGCTACTCAACAGCCTTCTTGATTCTAATCATCCCTGCAACTGCCGCAGTTGTCATCCTTTACATCGCATGGAAACATTATCCAGCGCCGAGGGAAATGGAACGACCAAAGCCGGTTGAAAAAAGAGGTCAATTACCAAAGATCTTCTGGATTTATGTCGTCGGTGCATCCCTCGTCGCGATCGGATACATCGATTTCCCATTTCTCGCATATCATTTTCAGAAGATTGGATCTGTTCCCTCGATATGGATTCCGATTTTCTACGCCACGGCCAATGTCATCGATGCATTCGGGGCGTTGTTTTTCGGTCATGTGTATGATGTAAGGGGTATGAAGGTTCTCGTGATCATCACCTTCATTTCTTCGTTCTTTTCAATTTTTGTCTTTCTCAACAATTTCTCGCTTGTGCTCATTGGTATCGCTCTGTGGGGGTTTGGCGCTGGATCGCAGGAATCCCTCATGCGAGCTGTCGTGGCGGAGATAGTCCCAGTCCACAAAAGAGGGTCAGCATTTGGGATATTCAGTCTCGCATTCGGTGCGTTCTGGTTTCTCGGCACGGCTTTCATCGGCCTCATCTACACTCATTCGATTGTGGCCGTCGTCGCGTTTTCATTTCTGATTCAGCTGTTCGCTGTCGCAGTTTTCTTCTTCGTAATGAAGAAAATAGGTCATAATTGATGAAGACGAAATCTCATCGACCGCTTTTTCTTCTTGCCGGATTGGTGCGAAACGCATATCCGATCGATGGGAAGAACAATGATGTTGTTTTCATTCGAAGCTGATAAATAAAAATAATCAACACTTAGGCTCGATGCTTTTCTTCAAATTTCTGACACTTTCATTTGTTCATTATAAACTATCGATCATCCAATAGCGCGTGAGAGCCGTCTTTAATACGAAATGATCCCGATCCGCGAATAATATTTATCAGCTTATTCGAGGAACGCGAGACTGAGAATGACCAGCACACCGATGATGATTGAAATCATCTGGATGATTGATTTCTTGACATTCGATTCCTTGTGCATTTCAGGCACGAGATCACTTCCTGCGATGTAGATGAACCCGCCAGCCGCCAGTGGCAACATAAGGGTCGTGTATCCACTTATGCTCTCCCCAATGATAAGTGAAGCAATTGCACCTGCGATCGCGGTGGTCGCGGCGAGAAAGTTGAACAAAAGCGCCTTCCACTTTGTAAATCCCGCGTATACGAGGATGCCGAAATCTCCGATTTCTTGGGGAATTTCATGCAGGATGATCGCGATCGTCGTCGCCATTCCTACTTCAAAGCTGGCAAGGTATGAGACTCCGATCAATATTCCGTCGACAAGATTGTGAACGCCATCCGAGACCAAATTGATGTATCCAACAGGTTTCTTGCAGATTTCTTGGAACTCACAACTGTGTTCATGTCGCCAGTGTAGAAATTTTTCCAGAACAAAGAAGGCGAAAATACCTGCGATAATGTAAATCGGTACCTCAGGTCCCGTTCCATACTTTTCGAAAGCTTCCGGAATCAGATGAACGAACGCGTCAGTAAACAAAGCTCCGACCGCCAAACCAACAAGAATAAAAACAGATGTTTTGAGAACGTGATCGTTCAGCATCAGGAACAATATTCCAATTATTGAAATCAGGCTCACAAGTATAACGCTCGCGATTGCGTAAACCCAGGCGGACATGATTCAAACCTCAATGATCCATCAGATATCTACTTCGCTTGCGGTATTTGGAGGTGATTGTTTATTAACTTTTTCATGATTTTTTAATAACAAGATTTTTCTGAAAGAACGAGTGGCACTTGACAATCCGATAAAAAAGGCTGGCATCCTGAAATCTTTATCGATTTTATTCTAGCAATTTCGTTCTAGGAGATTTAATATGATCCCGAATTGATTGCGGTATGGATGTCACAAATCTATTGCGAACTGAAAAGAACTTTCGACGGAAGCATATTTAATGGGGAAATGCAGGGATGGATGTAGATTCTTTCGGGAAGGTACTCGTCGTCGGAGGAGGCGTAGCCGGTCTACAGACAGCACTCGATCTATCGCGTGCCAATGTCGAAGTTTTTCTAGTCGAAAAGGAAATGCTGCTGGGAGGCACTGTAGCTAAACTCCATAAGCTTTTCCCGTCAATGGAATCGGGGTCTTCTATGATCAAAAGATTAACTGATGAGATCCACTCGCGATCAGAAGTCTTGATCCACACGAATACGGTGGTCAGCAATATTCGAAGGAATTCCAATCGGTTTCACATAACCCTTTCCTCGAGAGAAAGGGGGCATCCAAAACAAGAAATCGAAGCGGATGCGATCGTCCTCGCGACGGGACTCGTTCCGGTCGATCTGGCACTCTTTCCGGAATACGGTTACGGCAGGTATTGCGAGGTGATGAGTTCGATCGAATTTGAGCGATTACTCGTCGAGGAGGAAAGGAAAGGAGAGGACATTTTCAATGGGCAGGATGGCAATTACAATAAAACGATCGCGTTCGTTCAGTGTGCGGGCTCGAGAACTGAGAGAAGTGGCGGAGTACCGTATTGCAGCGCCGTCTGCTGCATGAATGCGATAAAAAACGCGATTTCCGTCAAGGAATTGCATCCGGATTCCGATGTCTGGATTTTCTACATCGATATCAGAGTTCATGCTACGTACGGAGAGGAAATGTATCGAAAGGCGAAAAGGCTGGGGGTTAAATTCGTCCGAGGACAGCCTTCGCTGATTTTGAAAAAAGAACAATTCAGGAAGGTCATTGTGTGCGGGGAGAATACATTGCTCAGGGAGCTTTACGAGATCCCAGCGGACATCGTTGTTCTTAGTGCGGGTCTCAGACACCCAGAATCGAGTCTTGAACTGTTCCGCATGCTCAATCTTCCCATTTCGGCCGATGGCTTTCCGTTGAATCTGAAAGATTCTTTCGAACCGTGCGTTACGTCTGTTGACGGCATTTTTATCGTCGGGTCGGCGGAATCTCCGAAAGATGTTCACAGTACGATCACACAAGGTAGAGCTTGCGCGATGAAGATTCTCGAGCGCTTCATGTCGTAGGAAATGAGTTCACATCGAGGTTCTTCCTTCGAGTCACTCTCTTGCATTCAAAGAAGACTTGGTTTTTAGATTCTCGAATGAACCCTTTGTCAAATGAATTCAACTGGAATTTAGACTGGAATTTATTGATCATCGATATCGATGATCGTGTTTCATCTCATTGAACCTTTTCGACGATCGCTCTAAACTCCTTTTCAGTCAGCAATCCCTTCTTCCTGATCGATGTGTTCTTCACCTCGATGAGAATTTTTCTTGCCTTTTCTTCGCTGAGTTCGATTCCAAGCTTTTCCGCCCAATAGAGGATTGATGCCAAACCGCTCTTCTTGCCCAATACAATTCTCGGCGGATCCTGTCCAACAAGAGTCCAATGATACGGAAACATCGTCAGAGCTTTATTTTTCTTCTCGAGCGTTTTCCACCAGCCAGCAACGATACCCGACTCGATTGAAAAGAGTTCGTTGCCGACGATCGGCTTGTTTGGCGCTTTTTTCACTCCACTTGCCTTTTCAACCGCATCCGAGAGTTCCTTGAATCGCGAGAAATCGAGGTCGATCTCCTGTCCATAAAGGACTTTCAGGCACATCGCCGTCTCTTCAAACGACGCATTGCCTGACCGTTCGCCAAGTCCGTTGACCGTCGTGTGGACAACTTCCGCACCTGCCTTGACCGCCGCGATTGTGTTCGCGACGGCGAGACCGAAGTCGTTATGGGTGTGCACCTCGATCGGGACGCTAAAAGCGTTTTTCAACATCGTAACCAGTTCTGTCATACCCTCAGGCGAAAGCGCTCCAAAGGTGTCGACGACGTTGAGCGCGTCCATATGTCCCTCTTCTGCGACTGCGCCGATGATATCAAGAGCCCAATCGGCGTCCGCTCGTGAAAGATCAATGCAGAAGAATGAAACATAAAGACCGTGATCATGCGCATAAGCCGTTGCCTCAACAGCTAGTTGTTTCGCTTTTTCCTCAGACCATTCATACGCATCGCCAATGAGATGTCCGCTTGATGGTACCTCCATGATCACCCCATCGACGTCGCAGGCCACGGAGGTCTCGACATCTTCTTTCATACATCGCGTGAAGGCGAATATCTCGGCATCGAGCCCCGCATTTGCCAACATCTTGACCGCTTTCCTGTCATCTTCAGAGACAAGAGGCATTCCACCCTCAATCCTGTCGATGCCGATCTCGCTCATCATCGTTCCAATCTTCAGCTTCTCTTCGCTTGTAAAGACAACGCCAGGCTGCTGTTCTCCGTCCCTAAATGTCGTGTCGTGGAATTTGACCCTCGGTAGATCGAGACTCTTTCTGAAATTGTAATGGCTTACCCAATAATCCTCTGACTTCCATTTCATAGAGACACTGAGAGGGGAAAAAATGTCCCAGCGTAAAAGACTATGCTTTCATTGAAGAATTGAAAGTCTAATTGCAGGATGCCACCATCAATCTATTTATGGCTTTGAGCGTCAACCAACCCTGCGATCACAATGAAGAAAAGGCACGATGCAATTCATGTTGATATGTTGAGAAAAAAGCTCGATCCGCAGAGGGAACACTGGGACACCGTGTACAAATTGAAACCAGATTATTTCGGGGAAACGCCGAGTGAATTTGCAAGAAGAGCGTTGAGCTTTTTTAAGGAGAAGGGAGCGAAGAAGATCATCGAGCTCGGCTGTGGGGAAGGCAGAGATACGATAATGTTTTTGAAGGAAGGCTTCGAGGTCATCGCATTCGATTATTCTCCTGTTGCGATTGAACACCTCATGCAAAAGGCGAAGTCCAATCAATTGAGCGAATCGCTCACCGCAATGATCCACGATGCTCGCGACGGTATTCCGCTGACTGATGAGTGTGTCGACGGTATCTTCTCACATATGTTTTTCACAATGCAATTGACGGAGAAGGAGCTTGATTTTATTTTTCAGGAGTGTCTCCGAGTAATGAAAGCTGGTGGGTTCAATATCTATTCGGTGAGGAACATTCACGACCCGCACTACGGGAAGGGAATTCACAGAGGTGAGGACATGTGGGAAAGTCCTCAGAAATTCGTCGTACATTTCTTTTCGTTGGAAAAGGTCAAGCGACTCGCTCGGGGATATGAGATTTGTCACATTGGTGAGTTCGATGACCCTTCACCTACTTACATTAAAAAACTTTACGAGGTCATTTTGCGAAAACCCGAAAAGAAAAAAGAATAAAAAGTTTGAGGAAATCGACTGAGAAGCTTACTGCTTTCTGCCACCCTTCACGAGAACCGCCGCAGCGATTACGACAGCTCCAATTCCTATCACTGCAACTGCGATCCAGGTCAGCGGAATTCCTGAAGAAGCGGAGAGGCTCGAAATTTCAATGGTGTGCTCTGAGAAGTGAGGCACATAGACAAGGAGATACTGCAGCCCGTCGATTTCAAATCCATAATATCTCGCGTCAGAGGTCGATGTGCCAGTTGCGTTGAGAATCTCAGACATACTGTTTGCTCTGACTACATCGTTACCGTCGAGCTTAACGCGGAGCTGATTGGACACATTGATTGTATCGTTGTCCAGCACAAAGAGGAAAAGACGACCTTCGTGCTGTTCCGATGCCACTTGCAATGTTACTCTGTTCTGCACTGCCGAAACAATCCTCAATGTGTAGCGATGATCGTAGATCTGGGCGTCATAGATCGCATCACCATTGTGCACCATGACCCTGATTTCTGCGCAAATGCGTCCCTCGATCACGGCGTTCATGAGATGTGCATGCATGCTCAGCCCTGTTTCCTGGAAGTAAGGCCGCATCCTAAAGAAGAGATGCGTATCATTGCCAGAAACATGGAGATAGGTCCCCTCTTCATTTTCTTCGAAACTCGCGGTTCCGTTTGAAATGCCTATCGCGCCGACGAAGTCATCCTTTGTGATTCTGTAGATCGTGTCGAGGCAGGTGTTGTTTGAATTGATTTGTTCAATTTTAAAATCTTCCGGGATTGCAATGCTTATCTCGGCAGAGCTATTTGTCATGACGTGAAGAAGGGCTGTCGGGTTGTTGTGCGCGATGATGCGGTGAGTTTCGTCAGAAGCCACGAAGATCGAGCCTACGACCTTGAC
This region of Methanomassiliicoccales archaeon genomic DNA includes:
- a CDS encoding restriction endonuclease is translated as MWVIKRSGEREEYDENKVKQALLRSGASEAEADEILEKLRGRVYNGITTHEIYQHVRRMLDRKRKIRYSLKDAIFSLGPEGHFFESLVARLFQETGYAVRVRECIRGRCIPHEIDILAERGSERYLVECKFHNSAGTRCGIQTALYTYARFLDISEVMPFASPWLVTNTKFSGDVITYARCIGMRLLGWRFPEDGGLESLLESHKLYPITILAIKKDVRNSLLTNGIITIKEIFTKKDRIYDILPELKANEVLYAARAVAECL
- a CDS encoding SufD family Fe-S cluster assembly protein, which encodes MQDSLSSLRKRAEAAKTKKAAYGEDIDLENYDIAPKNAPETESLEDLDNEIQRTLLSAGVVPTGEGRAGSFLLLDNAVVHRSQKEESVEVMSTQQALKKYDWINDYYWKAVPPDTDKYTATTFLENADGYFIRALPGTKAKMPVQTCLLLGSRNATQTVHNIVIVEEGAELEVVTGCTTKPGVERALHLGISEFYIKKGGKLTFTMIHNWAEQVGVRPRTAVIVGEGATYVNNYVCLKPVKSIQMYPTAKLEGKESFGRFNTVAIAHPGSEIDIGSKVVLSAPKARAEIVSRSITTGGKSIARGKLVGEAPGIRAHLECKGLILQEKGIQLAIPELEASVPDVEMTHEAAVGKIAKDQIEYIMARGLSEAEAVGIIIRGFLEVGIRGIPEELKKEIDKAIAATELSSG
- a CDS encoding VOC family protein; amino-acid sequence: MPLGDPMGGDSDYQNKGKITRVWMTCIPVSDLATALFFYSEVLGLEIALDERSRNWVELGPAEPMGKIALYVPSKFDKRQPGGPTGVIFETNSIYELHRRLVDEGVKFIMKPQRQEWGGLMAILTDPDGNELCVVEDPEHYTRR
- a CDS encoding MFS transporter; translation: MTYEGARSISGTYLGLLGASAAAVALIIGFGELIGYTPRLLTGSMTDRTGRYWAFLFVGYGINLVAVPLLAFAGDWVTAAILIIIERAGKAIRAPARDAMLSHAASEVGRGWTFGLNEAITSVGAVLGPVVVALVMMMHGGYSTAFLILIIPATAAVVILYIAWKHYPAPREMERPKPVEKRGQLPKIFWIYVVGASLVAIGYIDFPFLAYHFQKIGSVPSIWIPIFYATANVIDAFGALFFGHVYDVRGMKVLVIITFISSFFSIFVFLNNFSLVLIGIALWGFGAGSQESLMRAVVAEIVPVHKRGSAFGIFSLAFGAFWFLGTAFIGLIYTHSIVAVVAFSFLIQLFAVAVFFFVMKKIGHN
- a CDS encoding ABC transporter ATP-binding protein; its protein translation is MLEIEDLTVEVGGRTVLKDVNLSVMSGYTSVLFGPNGSGKSTLLMTIMGFSEYRVKKGRILFKGEDITHLPMHERAKMGIGIMMQRPPNLVGVKLGDLVQVIGKNANDLYQLATSLRMEKFLERDVNVGFSGGEIKRSELLQLTAQNPCLYLLDEPESGVDLESIERIGNAIKMLLSGGLGCAGKKSIDGKSALIITHTGQILDYIEADRGYVMCNGTISCSGNPRELLQEIRKRGYEECVKCKIL
- a CDS encoding PAS domain S-box protein; the encoded protein is MTMMEDHGLIRILLVDDELPFLEIAKGFLELKEKFRADIVNSVDEALDLLQKNCYDAIVSDYQMGDNTGIDLLKAIRSQGNQTPFILFTGKGREEVVIEALNLGADFYINKGADLRSQFAELSNMIEQAVKRRKYEIALTDSEKRYRTIFLNTGTAMAIIEEDTTISLVNDEFSRLVGYKKEEIDGKKSWKDFIMPSEIPKLLEYHQKRRIDPRGAPRTYETYAIDKNGIVKTIIVTVEIIPGTKQSLVSAIDITEKRSIENKLRMSEHRLALITDNMLDMVMQVGADLSIEYASPSHIQSTGYSPGTLMGRRLHDLVHPDDLPRVTEVLNRIGMDKNYTCELKFRHASGKYLWIETFWNFLIDENGKFGGAIITSRDISERKRLENIKSAMLRISQAVTSINSLQQLYNFVHSIMADLMPVRNFYIALIDNENKELTFPYFVDEYDPPPKSRTLGRGITEYVIRKGEALLASRDDIIQLNGEGEIEIFGSLPVDWMGAPLKVGDRTLGAIVVQSYNETVRYTKKELDILNYVSDQIAMAIDHVAAQEALIEAKEFAENLIKTANVMVVGLDENGIIRIFNDMAERITGYRADEAMGRNWFETLVPKERYPEVWGVFANFRARGALPRNFENPVLTKSGEERYIFWQNSEIRNSRFGVCVVSFGIDMTEKKKMMETIERTNRKLNLIGRVSRHDILNQLTAVLGYIELARDRVIETDVRNYLEKAANAGRNIERILNSTRDYERLGSAEPRWEKASDLFERGTSALDTTGITLVVNLEGLSLKADPIFEKVFHNLVDNSMRHGKHTKRIEVGYKKVGDELIIIYEDDGIGILEEMKKDLFTGERGKGLFIIKEILSITDMKIEEIGEYKKGAKFCIHIPKGRYRLVE